One region of Hemiscyllium ocellatum isolate sHemOce1 chromosome 4, sHemOce1.pat.X.cur, whole genome shotgun sequence genomic DNA includes:
- the hey1 gene encoding hairy/enhancer-of-split related with YRPW motif protein 1, translating to MKRTHDYSSSDSELDEPIEVEKESADENGNFSTVTGSMSPSTSSQVLARKRRRGIIEKRRRDRINNSLSELRRLVPSAYEKQGSAKLEKAEILQMTVDHLKMLHAAGGKGYFDAQALAMDYRSLGFRECLAEMARYLSIIEGLENSDPLCVRLVSHLNNYASQREAASTAPPNIGHLSWGTGFSQHPHHHLHPLLLPQATHNNNSTAASTEPHHQNRIGTSSHTDTSPLRMAPNCSVGPVIPVVTSSTKLSPPLFSMSSLSAFPLSFSTYPLISPSSFSSSTQTPISNIAKPYRPWGTEIGAF from the exons ATGAAGAGGACTCACGACTACAGCTCGTCCGACAGCGAGCTGGACGAACCAATCGAGGTGGAGAAGGAGAGCGCCGATGAAAATGG GAACTTCAGCACAGTCACAGGCTCCATGTCCCCCAGTACATCCTCTCAGGTCCTGGCTAGGAAAAGGAGGCGAGGG ATCATCGAGAAGCGTCGCCGGGACCGTATTAACAACAGTTTGTCTGAACTGCGCAGACTGGTTCCCAGTGCTTATGAAAAACAa GGCTCCGCCAAACTGGAAAAGGCAGAAATTTTGCAAATGACTGTTGATCACTTGAAGATGCTGCATGCAGCCGGTGGCAAAG GTTATTTTGATGCTCAGGCACTAGCTATGGATTACCGCAGCCTGGGATTTCGAGAATGCTTGGCTGAAATGGCTCGGTACTTGAGTATTATCGAAGGCCTGGAGAACAGTGATCCTCTCTGTGTGCGTTTGGTCTCTCACCTCAATAACTATGCATCTCAGAGGGAAGCTGCAAGTACTGCACCCCCTAACATTGGACACCTCTCCTGGGGTACTGGCTTCAGCCAGCACCCACACCATCATTTGCACCCGCTCCTCCTGCCACAGGCTACCCATAATAACAATAGTACTGCTGCCTCGACAGAGCCGCACCATCAGAACAGGATTGGCACATCCTCGCACACAGATACCTCTCCACTTAGAATGGCTCCTAATTGCAGTGTTGGTCCAGTCATCCCAGTGGTCACCTCCTCCACCAAACTGTCCCCACCTTTATTCTCAATGTCATCCTTGTCTGCATTCCCTCTGTCTTTTAGCACTTACCCCTTGATATCTCCCAGCAGCTTCAGCTCATCCACTCAGACTCCAATAAGCAACATTGCCAAGCCGTACAGACCTTGGGGGACAGAGATCGGTGCTTTCTAA